CTTACGAATTTAAACAAGCCTAGGGTGTTCTTGctgatttttctcttctttttcttctccttaaCTTAGTCCCCTTCGAGTTTCTTCCTCTTTGACCGaactttcctctctctctctctctctctctccacacacacacacacacacacacctctAAATGATGGTTTTCATCCTCTCATTCACTCATTATTCATCGAAGTATGATTTTCTAAGGACATGCAAGAGTTTTGGTGAAGAAATTTCAAGAAGGAGAAGGGAATTTTTTGCTGCTTATGGCCGGCCCTAGAGGGAAGAGGAAGTGTCTTTCTCCTTTTTGGCTCAAAGCATTTATACCCCCTTAATTAACCCTAGGTCATGTTTGGTTGCATGCTAACTTGTATCCTAGTATTTTTTATACTGTTGAAGAACAGAATTTATAATTCCTCACCCAAACATTTGGTTAAATTATTTATCACCATTAGTTTCCAAACTAGGAAGTTCCAAACTAGGAAGTTTATAAGGTGGAGTTCACGGTGGCTAATTTTATTGGCGCCACTAGTTTTCAAACCAGGAAAGTAGTTATTTCCATTTAATCCTCAGTGTTTTTATACCGTTTTGCAGCTGAATATTTAACATTTTCAAACTAACTTCAGGTGTAGATATTGtatcatttattttcaataaccacaaatatttttactttaatttgtaTAATGAAATCTCTATGCATCAAAATTTTCATCATGTTTCTTGATTATCCATGTTATAATAGTTATAATAGGCCAGGGTTTTACAAATGTCTCTAGATGCTAAATGAGAGACCCCCCTATTTATTGTCTCAGGTGGAGTTCCaggttatgttttttctttttttctcttaaggGTTAGATATCCGTCAAGGTGGAGATTGTTGTAATATGTGGCTCAAATCGAGTGGAACatatatatagataattttCTTGTACCTCTTGTACAACTAGGGTTTATTATAAATTCATATGATGTAACCCTAATATGATGCATAATGAAAATTCAACTCCTCGCACCTGTGGATGCAGGCATatcgtcaaaccatgttaaatctgtgtttttctttctaaataattgaaaatagaaAAGTTAATCACTAAATTAGAAGAGGCAAAATGTAAGAACCATTTTAATgcaattaaggataaaatttagatgaaaatgagagaaaaatattaaaattagttaaataattgaaaattaaaaagccaAGAATTGAATTGGAAAAGGCATTAAATATGCTAGGACtattttaaaatgcaataacggataaaattgaaaatagatattgagaaaaaggtttaaattggaataaaatagaaaaataaaaaatgcaaggaACAAATTCAATAAGGTAGCAAAATTAAGGGacctctttgaaaaaaaaaaaacttaaatgccAAAACAATGATGTTTCCTTTAATGAAacatttcattttcaattaattaaaaaaataaatgcttaaaatgacattgttttgagcataaatttaaaatagtcCTTCTTCCTTGTATGGTTCCacaacttgttttcttttcaattgcttTTGCATGgtttttccaatatttttgccttttttttttctctttcccatGCCTTTAAAAAATGCATAACAAAGCATCATTTCCCTCTCATGCATGTGTACTACATTCCcaactaaaaatacttaatCTGACCCTTTAAAGCATCTGCAAAACTGGTACAAAAAGGCCAACATAAGCATGCTTGGCCAAAGTGTAAAATCATGGTGGATTGTTGAGACTGACTCAAGAGAACTAATGACCATAATTATTTCACCAAGAAAGGTTCTAGTAGTTTCATaattgcctataaatagaggggcAAATGAAACAATGGGAGCCATGTTAGATAGAGATAATGTCGagatataaagaataaaaatagaatttgagCCTAGAGGTGTGAGTAGGCTTGattcaaaagagaaagaaaaaagaaagaaatgggaacctaatataaggaaaaaagaaaagagagaataaatgagcttgagccGAGATAACGAGAATTTATTAAGGCAAGAAAAAAGAggggggaaagaaaaagaagaagagaaaaagacaaataagggaaggataaaagaaataaaaaaaacccgtaGATCAAGAGAAACAACTGATAGAGAGGAAAAACACCCTCCATCACTGGCACCATCATCGTTTCTACCACTAGTAGTCACCACAATAGCTCCAGTATCTGGAATTAACCCCAAGACGAGCCAATAccttcttccttctcttttctttttatagtagAGTTTTTGCATGTTTTGACTATTCTAGTGTAAAATAATGAACATGTTACTATTCATGCATGGACACTATtcattcatgtatttttattttatttattttatttttattgacttCACATTCATGTTAGCTTCGTTTCATAAAATTACATTGTTGTCTTTTTACGTATGTATATGCGTGTAGAAATTCATTTTTAGAAGTAGGTTACTATTTACCCatgcattttgttattttattttattttgattttatattatttttagtggtTTCTTATTAGCATtagtttcatttcataaaaatatacttttgtcattttatgtatatatgtgtgtaaatatttatttatgaaaagagaacaaaaacaatGTCGACGAGTTTTCATCAAGTTAGCATAAGTTTGGGTTTTAACATCTAGCTCGATACATCTCCTAGCTTTTAGGGATCAAAGTAGGGCTagcacaatgttttttttcttctttttacctaaaatgagtttaataatGAGTTAACACATTTTTATCAAGTTAGTGTCATGTTTTGAAAACTTAGATTTTAATGGTTAGAACaacttgtcttttaattttagggGCTAGTGTAAGCTTAGCACcaagttttgataaaataaaaataaggtcAATAATAAGTCCATTCTTAGTAGGGACTAACTTAGGATGAGCAtggtattcttttttaattgttttagttcTTTCTATAGAAAAAgcgtaaaaatttataaaaaaattaaaaaaaatctttgagtTGTGATACTCTTGATTCAGGGTTCAACGTTAACTCAATGAACACCCATCAACAATAAATAACTTGTGAATaagttcataaaataatttggaCAGTTAAAGACATGTGTAAGGataaatttaaagagaaaacaTATACTTTGgtaactttttataaaaaaaagatgttgtaaatatgttttttttatcttcacttaagtataataaattctttactcaaatttttagaatatttttactCGAATCTTAGaaaccaatatatattttaaggtttgtggtttaatttaataactagATATAATGactctatttttatatttctttttaatttttgaagtccAATTGGAAAGACAATTGCACTTTCTTCTAATGAAAGATCAAGAGAAAAGTAGCAagggataataaaaaatatacaaatgaaATTTGACCCTCTCATGTTTCTAAAAGAACACGACctgaaatttaaattgaatggcCATGATTTAGTgcgtgataaaaataaaaataacttaaaatcctttctattttatttctcttatcatagtttttagacccggtcTGGTTCGAGATCCGAGTTTCAGGTTTTGACAGGATCACCGGGTATTCcggattaattcttttttttttttaaaatcaaaacgatgttgttttagtacaaaaaaaaaacaaaagtcaacgagttgcaaccgggtttttgaccgggtcttgccgggtcaactcgtcgggtcaaccgggtcataccgggttttttcttcccctgttttttcttcaacctggcCTGTATCGACCTgccgggccgggttttaaaactatatttcttACCTAATCCAGATTACTGAATTCaaaatgaatgatgaaatttgaaacaTCAAAGATCACGTTTCTTTAAGAACACAAAAGgaccaaataaacaaactgaTAATTGTTTAAATTAGATATGGGGTGACAATCACATATTAGTATTGATTTATGTTATAATATTAGGAATATATTAAGGATATAATAGTAAAAAGCTGGTGATTTTATTACAGTTGTTTATAGTCAAAAGTCATtaaaaatattccaaaaatataatttacaaataGTATATTTAGAATAGATATGAGTTGCCGTATAATCAAATGCAAATAGTCACTTATGGTgcgtaattttttttcccttagtGTTTAAATTTACTGAGTTTAAATTATTTCCATTTATGATCTAAGGGGTTGGTTTGCATGATAAATCGAATGACTCGTTCAATGTGAGGTCTGAATTTCAATACAATACTAGTTTTTATAGAGATGTAAATATCTGCATTTGATTAgtcttattataaaaatattatagtcctggatttttttttaattatctttataaATATGAAGGCATTGTTCcttttttccattattttcaattgataacaattactaatgttaaaaaaatccaatttaattatttattcatgagTGAATGGCAAATGAGTGCCTCAcctttatttcaattaatgttttttttttattatgaacaaaaaaaataaaatcaagaaggTAATGTTTGAATGTGATAGACGTAGAATTTTAGGTAATGTTTGGTTactattttaagataaaataacaaagataatgaaaatataaatatatttaattgaaaagactgagttaaaaacacaaaaataaatatatacctAGAATAATTTTGGagtaaatttttgtattttccaaACAAGAAGTGTAGAGGAGACCTGTCTTCAgaatcaatatttattatttttagtttctaaaatataattgtaaaaaagtttcaatttcaaaattgtcCAATTAAGACaagtaaagataaaaaagttattattataattttaaaactcaacttaaGAATTGATTCGATGTAAATCAACatatgaataaaaatagttattatcataaattTGAGACCTTACTTGGGAGTTGACTCGGGTGCAAGTTTTGAATCACGAATTGAAAGGGTCAAATCGAGTTGatctgaattctttttttttttaaagaatcaaCCCAACCTCATTTTGAcccaaaaaacatttaaaaaaaagtctacGAGATCTTGACCCGTGTTTTATCTTGGATTGATCGAGTCGAAGGTCGACCTAGGTTTTTGATTAGATTAGGTtgaatcaatcatttttttatttttttttaatctcaaaatgATATAGGCTCCAAGTCAATTAGGTCCCAAGTTCCTATTGACGTATTGGAcgagtttgatttttataactaatgttattataatattattaatttcaacattcgatataaaataaaataaagtaaaaaaaataatatctaattatttttattaaattttatctatcataaccaaacaaaaaaaaatattttattttatatattattattaaatataattctaTTTTGATCTCTTTTTCTATGTTGTCtctattgtcttttttatgtttcaatggAATATAACCAAACTCCATCTTAATAGTAATATATAGAATGTCTGCCTCTTTTGTTCgaatatctaaaaaaacaaacataaaaacattattagtaTTTAGTATCATTATTGTGTAGAAGACGAGAGAGATTAAAAGCTTCAGCGctaacaaacaaaaacattggAAGAGTAATGGACGTGTAACTCTTGCGCTTCCTCCACTCACCACTCTccaattcatcatcatcatcatcatggaCAACAACCCAGCAGCGGAGTACAAAACCCTACTGTGGGTTCCCAATCTTGAAACCAAAAGCAGCAACGGTGGTGTTGGTGGTGATAATAACAGAGGGATTAGTATTGCAGAGAGAAGAGCAGCGAAGTGCGGGTTCAAAATGAAAGCGGAGAGGATCAATACAGCCCGCTTTCGAACCACCAGCCCCTTGACATCTCCGCTTCGCTCTCCCTTTATAACCATTCCTTCTGGCATCAGCCCCACTGCCTTGCTTGATTCGCCCATTATGCTATCCAATTCTCATGttcaggtatttttttattttttttcttttattgaaaattaattatggtTTGATGATTATCATACATTAATCACAGCCGTCTCCGACCACTGGAACTTTTCCATTATCCCCTCTCAAATATGAAAGTGAAAGTTTGTTGCGCTGTGGTGATGGGGAGAGGGGGAGTAATGCAGGTGGTCTCTCCTTCAGGTTCAGATTCAAGCATCTTGGGAATTCTCTTCCACTCTCAGAAAATCAGGTACCTGTACTTTCATATTGTTGCTCCCACTGTTGTTCTGTTATAGTATCAATTTAATATCAGCAAATTACATGTATCCCTCCCTTGCTCCATTCATCTGTATGTTTATAATTATCgacctcttttgttttttgttttctatgcaaCCAATCTTTACAACATGTGTCGAGAAAGCTATAGTTCCATGTTTGTGGAGTTTGGTTGGGATGAGCCGTGTATTGGTATTTTCAATTTGCGGGTTATTCACATAATCAGATTCAGACTtgtcagttttattttttcttcttgcacAGGGTAATGATTTTGACTTTGAAGCTACTCTCTTGATGGACCCATCAATGGATTTTCAGCTTCCAGTGGAATTTTCAAAGCAAGTTACTCCAGATAAATGCACAAGTGATTCACATACTGATGTCAATGTCTTAGATAGCGTGATTGGAAATGCCAACATTAGTGACATGCAAATTTGCTCTTCTGATTTGGCTAGTAATCCCATTTATGTACAAAGAGAAACTATCCATGGAGAAAATGTTGCGTCATGTCGCcttatggaagaaattaaacgAACATTACCTGCAACAACAATTGGAAGGTCTTCAGAAGATGGATACAATTGGAGAAAGTATGGGCAGAAACAGGTTAAAGGTAGTGAATATCCTAGAAGCTATTATAAGTGTAACCATGCAAATTGtctggtaaagaaaaaaatagagtgtGCCCATGAGGGCCAAATAACAGAAATCATTTACAAAGGTTCACATAATCACCCTAAACCTCAGCCAAGTTGTGGAGCACCACCTGGACCAGCTTCTTCATTAGATGGAACGCCAGAGATGGATCAAGGCGAATCAGTTCAGAAAAACACAAAGTCAGGGTTCAAGGATATTAAAGTTCAGTCTGATTGGAGGACTGATGGCCCGCAAAGGACGTCCTCAACCTCTGCTGTGACTGAGCTCTCATCAACCACTCAAATAAAATCTTTAGAAACATATGAATCAACAAAAACTCCGGAACTTTCCTCCACACTTGCAAGTCATGATGATGATGGGGTTACTCAGGGAAGCTCGTTTGGTGCTGATGCTGATGATGAGTCTGAGTCAAAAAGAAGGTACTCTCTGTTTAGCATTCGTTGCTTCCAGTCCAGAAAACATGATGGATAGTTTacagtttttttccctttccagGAAGATAGAGAGCTGCTTGGTTGAAACAAATATGGCATCCAGGGCTGCTATCCGTGAGCCAAGAGTTGTTGTTCAAATTGAGAGTGAAGTGGACATACTAGATGATGGTTACCGCTGGAGGAAGTATGGGCAAAAAGTTGTCAAGGGGAATCCAAACCCTAGGTATTGCATTTTACACCATTTTATGTGTGTGATGGCATTTGTTCTAAATTAACATGGTATCCTCATTATAGTGGCTAGCACTCCTGTATTCTATGGATGCTGATGAAACAAGGATGTAGGGTTTGTCTACCATTAGCCAATTGATTAATGAGGAAAGTTAACTCTCTTCAATCTATCTGTATGCTTCTGCATAATTATTTATAGTTCTATAGAACCGTACACAGATTGGAAAATAACTAGTATGTCAAATGGCTCAATGGTTGAGGTTGGTATTGATAAGGGTAGAATTGCTGGAATGGGCGTGCATAACtgtttaattaattgagaaggcattattgattaaattttattttgttttgaaaacgCAATCCAAACCCTACTTAACATTAAGCTACTTTATtgtaaaaaagaggaaagaaaaggagaagtcGAGGACATACCTGAATGGTGAAAGGCATGAACCCCTGCCCTATATCAAGCTTTTGAAggattcatgtaaatatatatgaaagaataagtggaaaaaaaaaaaaggaacacaaAGAAAGGAGAGCTCGGGAAGGTATATGAATGGATCTTGAAGAATTTCAAGTTAGAATATATGATCTATATATATGCGTAACAGAAACATAAGAGTAGGTATGCTTGTTGCAATCATATATTAAGAACAGATGCATGTAGATATGCTTGCAGTTTTCCTGTACACTAATATCTTGcaatcatgatttgttttatttcttttgctgTGCACTTCATTTTTCGACAGTTTGGATTATTAAGTCTATTTAGAAGTTTGAATACAATTACTTAAgagattattaaataataattaatatattagttGAGATTatcaaatcaactaaaaatataacgTCTTACATGCAGTACCGTAATCAAGATAAAACCTCAAAGCAGAGTGCCaccaaaattaagaaaaatcccAAAGCTCGTTGGAGCTGAGAATAATCCAACGTATTTTCACCCGAACCAACCCAACCCATCTGTgataagattaaaatatttggCACATCTCACTTAGAATCCTGGTTATCTGTTTTTCAGTGACCTTGTTTTCTAGCTTGCGTAtattttcatttctgtttttcttcatGCTGAATGATGTGTGCGGTTGGCAGcatcttgttatttttcctaaacaTGGGCAAGGTATAGGCATTCAAAATTCTTGTTTCTCATTTACTTCCACAGGAGCTACTATAAATGCACAAGTGCTGGATGTTCAGTTAGGAAGCATGTGGAGAGAGCCTCCCACGATCTGAAATATGTAATTATAACTTACGAAGGGAAACACAATCATGAAGTGCCTGCAGCCAGAAACAGCAGTCACGGAAACTCAACTGGTAGCAATTTTTCCCAGACTACTGGCAATGCACAGCTTGCCCTGGCATTGGCCAGAAACACCAATGCGCCAAACCCTGAAGCACAAATTCAAGAGTTTGCACCCAGTTTTGATAGAAAACCAGTATTTAACAATGACTATTTGAGATCCAATTTGCCTGGAAATTTCAGTAATGAAATGAATCTTGGGTCTTCCTTTGTTTACCCCATGAGGTTTCCTCCCATCCAAAACGCCATGCCTTATGATTCTTTTGGGGTCAGCAACAACCAGCTTGCTGCCAGTCACTCTGGATCTGTTGCCTCGCTTGTTCCAGATTTTCCAAGATCATTGTCGCCATGTCTTCAAACAGCTGCAAATCTTTCTCTGGCTAGAGTTGATTTTAGTTGTGATGGGAAACCAGTTGGTCAAGTTCAGACTTTCCTCCAGGGACAGCAGTCGATCAGGCCTAAACAAGAGCAAAAGGATGATAACATTTATGGTGCTAGCTCGTCCATCATGGATAATCTAAATGCACCATCTTCATCATTGTCAGTATATCATCAGCTCCTGGGAAACTTTCAATCTTAAAAGATCTACTTCGCTTCAAAGAAGTGGAAACTGtttccttttacttttcaatGCTTTGCAATAAATTTTTGGCCCCAATACCCACAGAAaagcaatttgattttttattcctttgATAGGAAAGTACCTTATTTCTTATAGAAACTTCATACaggtttttatattaattcatataGCTTTCAAATTTATCAACAGGTTTTCCATGTATTTCTTGGgacgttttgttttgttttattttattttgtcatatTAATCCCCTTTTCTGTGTTTTCTTCACGGTAATCATTTTATTAGCAGTTTTGGTAGTTGTTTTCGGGAGTTTGATAgatgttgcttttcaaaatattttttacttggaaatatgttaaaataatatatatttttaattttttaaaatttatttttgatatatacatatcaaaactattcataaaaactaaaaaaaattattttgaagcacaaaaaattaaaattttaatgaaaaataagttaaatctCACTATCAACCAAGCACTTAACCCTTGGTTTTCATTAGTgccaaataaaattgttgacCAAATCCGTTAATCCAGATCAATGAAGAGTGTACATCTTGCCACATGTatggtttagaaaaaaaataaacaaaaaaaatataaaatcatagaaaattaattaaaattcattgtTACATATaagttttagtaaaaaattattatgaatttcatttttaaaatcaggtaaacataattacttaatttttaaaataaaaaattacttttttaaatcaagtatACATGCTTGTGTTTATTTtggagttttgttttgttttgttttttttttatgttacttcaaattcaaattcatttgttttgtATCTACTTCCTCTTTAaccaagtttgatttttttttcattaattaaaaaaattatttaattttaaataactatttgttggaaaaaatatcttgattctCTCGAGGTCTAAGTACGGTAATgttttgcctttttattttttttaaaaaaactatacttTACATATGGGTTAACACaagatttaaattcaaataaaaagatgaaaaagctcTTTTCGTTAAAAActcaatctaaaaaacaattttcttttctctctcatcaacCAAAATCCATAATCTATgtgaaatctaaaaataaaaaactttataaaatctCACAATCTTTCTACACATTAAAACTTTAAAGTTCATCCTCTTTAAAAATCATGGAGCccgttttcttttgttattgcTCACCATCAGTTTTATCTATT
This window of the Populus trichocarpa isolate Nisqually-1 chromosome 13, P.trichocarpa_v4.1, whole genome shotgun sequence genome carries:
- the LOC7465650 gene encoding WRKY transcription factor WRKY24, with the protein product MDNNPAAEYKTLLWVPNLETKSSNGGVGGDNNRGISIAERRAAKCGFKMKAERINTARFRTTSPLTSPLRSPFITIPSGISPTALLDSPIMLSNSHVQPSPTTGTFPLSPLKYESESLLRCGDGERGSNAGGLSFRFRFKHLGNSLPLSENQGNDFDFEATLLMDPSMDFQLPVEFSKQVTPDKCTSDSHTDVNVLDSVIGNANISDMQICSSDLASNPIYVQRETIHGENVASCRLMEEIKRTLPATTIGRSSEDGYNWRKYGQKQVKGSEYPRSYYKCNHANCLVKKKIECAHEGQITEIIYKGSHNHPKPQPSCGAPPGPASSLDGTPEMDQGESVQKNTKSGFKDIKVQSDWRTDGPQRTSSTSAVTELSSTTQIKSLETYESTKTPELSSTLASHDDDGVTQGSSFGADADDESESKRRKIESCLVETNMASRAAIREPRVVVQIESEVDILDDGYRWRKYGQKVVKGNPNPRSYYKCTSAGCSVRKHVERASHDLKYVIITYEGKHNHEVPAARNSSHGNSTGSNFSQTTGNAQLALALARNTNAPNPEAQIQEFAPSFDRKPVFNNDYLRSNLPGNFSNEMNLGSSFVYPMRFPPIQNAMPYDSFGVSNNQLAASHSGSVASLVPDFPRSLSPCLQTAANLSLARVDFSCDGKPVGQVQTFLQGQQSIRPKQEQKDDNIYGASSSIMDNLNAPSSSLSVYHQLLGNFQS